In one Thunnus maccoyii chromosome 12, fThuMac1.1, whole genome shotgun sequence genomic region, the following are encoded:
- the LOC121908047 gene encoding proteoglycan 4-like codes for MIRKGKRKSATFYLATAVILICYLAQMIDCYRLRKTDRQKEADATKMIGVQEGKIVFGKVFEKGSSLESQVIDQTKSSSNASVEDETAYQADFTGWSKGQTQDASSRESLWKRMGSSLQCGGDQMKFRAVGPGASQFKVEQGNAPPMPLSQVPSTCGYSMQRNSLALVMLVPYDGCNMVQEGGSYVLPMRWQGIPVSLRCPKPAATAPATAATQHPSPQAPQEPQAPQEPQAPQEPQAPQEPQAPQEPQAPQEPSPPSYFFPPYMPYPQYPSVVDPTMTKKPEMPKFPQFPNFFPYSYFSPPLPVTTTAPTTPKSTTTAKPAVAVPHQMYPYFNPPVFFPPFQWPLPGPLPMTAKPASTTKLTTQVTAAKPQSPQFPPQMSVFPPFQWPFPGPLPTTAKPASTTKLTTQVTAAKPPSPQFPPQMSVFPPFQWPFPGPLPTTAKPASTTKLTTQVTAAKPQSPQFPPQMSFFPPFYQHLVPFPQDTTPEPVTPTSTTTTQKTDPQPTQVLPHDHPHVHVPFPFMPYPPPQFGLLQH; via the exons ATGATACgtaaaggaaaaaggaaaagtgcTACTTTTTACTTGGCCACAGCTGTTATTCTGATATGTTATTTAGCGCAGATGATAGACTGTTATCGATTGAGGAAAACAGACAGGCAAAAAGAAGCTGATGCCACTAAAATGATAGGTGTCCAAGAGGGGAAAATTGTGTTCGGGAAAGTGTTTGAGAAAGGATCAAGCCTTGAGTCTCAAGTCATAGACCAGACCAAGTCATCTTCAAATGCTTCTGTGGAGGATGAAACTGCTTATCAAGCAGACTTTACAG GCTGGTCTAAAGGCCAAACACAAGATGCCAGTTCCAGAGAATCATTATGGAAGCGCATGGGATCTTCCCTGCAGTGTGGTGGGGACCAGATGAAGTTCAGAGCGGTGGGACCAGGAGCATCACAGTTTAAAGTGGAGCAAG GGAATGCACCTCCAATGCCCCTATCCCAGGTCCCTTCAACTTGTGGCTACAGTATGCAGAGGAACTCACTTGCACTTGTCATGTTGGTTCCTTATGATGGCTGCAATATGGTTCAAgag GGTGGAAGTTATGTGCTGCCAATGCGTTGGCAGGGAATTCCAGTCTCTCTGAGGTGCCCCAAACCTGCAGCGACTGCTCCTGCAACTGCTGCCACACAACATCCTTCCCCCCAGGCGCCTCAAGAGCCCCAGGCGCCTCAAGAGCCCCAGGCGCCTCAAGAGCCCCAGGCGCCTCAAGAGCCCCAGGCGCCTCAAGAGCCCCAGGCGCCTCAAGAGCCCAGTCCCCCATCATATTTCTTTCCACCCTACATGCCTTATCCTCAGTACCCTTCAGTGGTAGACCCTACAATGACCAAGAAACCTGAAATGCCTAAATTTCCACAATTTCCCAATTTCTTCCCTTATTCCTacttctctccccctcttccaGTCACGACAACTGCACCAACTACGCCTAAATCGACTACCACTGCAAAGCCAGCAGTCGCAGTTCCTCACCAAATGTACCCTTATTTCAACCCACCAGTTTTCTTCCCTCCCTTTCAATGGCCCCTTCCAGGGCCTCTGCCGATGACTGCCAAACCAGCAAGTACCACCAAACTCACTACTCAAGTGACTGCGGCTAAACCACAGTCACCACAGTTTCCACCACAAATGTCTGTCTTCCCTCCCTTTCAATGGCCCTTTCCAGGGCCTCTGCCGACGACTGCCAAACCAGCAAGTACCACCAAACTCACTACTCAAGTGACTGCGGCTAAACCACCGTCACCACAGTTTCCACCACAAATGTCTGTCTTCCCTCCCTTTCAATGGCCCTTTCCAGGGCCTCTGCCGACGACTGCCAAACCAGCAAGTACCACCAAACTCACTACTCAAGTGACTGCGGCTAAACCACAGTCACCACAGTTTCCGCCAcaaatgtctttctttcctcccttttaCCAGCACCTTGTACCCTTTCCACAAGACACAACCCCTGAGCCAGTGACACCAACATCAACCACAACAACTCAGAAAACTGACCCTCAACCGACACAGGTGCTGCCGCACGATCACCCACATGTCCATGTTCCATTTCCATTTATGCCGTATCCCCCTCCTCAGTTTGGCCTACTACAACACTGA